A region of the Candidatus Neomarinimicrobiota bacterium genome:
GAATCGGGACATGAGAAATGCCTGCGGGTAAAACGTCCGTCATAACATTGAGTGAGTCCAGTTGAAAACTGGGCAATGCTCCCTGCCAGCCCCATGAGCCTGTTGAAGCGAGCTGCAGTGAATGCAATGTATCTAATCCCATATTTTTGAAGTGCACTATCAGGGTAAGCGCTGCTGGTCCGATGGGATTGGATTGTACCACATCAACCGCTTCGATCTGGATCGCTACCGGCTCAAGCTGTTGGGTATTTAGGCGAGAAGGGGTCCCTCCATCCGGATTGTTGCTGGGTTGCCAGTTCCATTCTGATAGTGGAAACACCATGGGGTGTCGCCGTTCCAGAGAAATCCCTGGGTAACCCCAACTGCCCCGATAATAGGCTCTGGCTACTGGATATCCTGATGCATCAAATAACCTGACAGAGTCTGCTGCGGAATTCAAGGTTGGCCAGGAGTTAAGCACCAATATCTGGTCTGGAGTAAGTGAGAAAAACTCCATGATATCTGTATGTTTGCAGAGGGTCACCAGACTTTCCGGCTGCAGAAAATAGAGTTCTTCTGTTACAAGATGCCGAGTTTGATTGGCATCAGAAAGGGTCCAACCCTGCAATGAAACCGGTGTTGTGGAAATGTTTTTCAGCTCGACCCATTCACCACCTTGCGCCGTGGTTGGACTGGACATGATCTCGGTGATACTTACAGCAGCTGCCGGGTATGCTCCGGCAATTTCAAAATGCAGCGTGTTATCATCTGTTGTCTCATCTCCCGTTGCAAAAATGTGGACTGCCAATTTCTGGATACCGGATTCTAGTTCAAAAAGCTGCAGAGGGATTTCAATGATATCCAGCGATTCAAGAGGGTCAAAATATTCTTGAAACAAAGACCATTCATTCAGATCATATTCATCATTTTGATTCTCATCATGCACCACAAAAACTGAAAACGCAGAAATGGAATATTCGCCAGTATTCTTAATGACTAATCGAATCTCTATGGGTTCACTAACTACAGCATGGGTCACCAGAACTTCATTAAGACTCAGATTCCACAGAGGCGGAGTTACGGAATTATGGAACCCCGGCGTGCCATTTTCAACGTGAGATTGCTCCCAGGCGGTTAGAGAATCGGGAGCTTCAATTGAAACTCTTTCCCAGGAGTATCCATTATCTGAAGCAGTTGTCCAGGTCATTTGGCTGATCACGGTTGTATCCGGATTATAAACATGAACTGATTCACCTGAATTAGCCAGTCCCCCACTACCAAAGCTGGCATCAGTTGAAATGGTATAGACTGGAATACTGTCTGGAATCATGACACTATAGAGACCTGAGCTAAGATCATAGCTCGGATCCAGGATCAGGGCATATCCATTACTCCTGATGGTTTCCGGACCTGACCAGTGTATGATGGTATCTACACCATTTCCATCACTTAAGATCCATCCGTTGATATGCATCACATGGTCTGACGGATTATACACTTCAATAAATTCATTTTCATACTCTGATCCCTGGGGGTTTGACATGACCTCAGAGATGCGTAAACTACTAGCTTGCAAGCAGATAGCCAGTAGCGCAAGGCTACATTTGTACATAATGATCCCGTTTGTTTTACTTGGGGTTTATTCGATGAGGAGAAGGTAATCCAGGTTTCCTGGTATTGCCAAGTTTTTCCTGATATTAGCTAATAAAAAATGTATATTCGGCTCGCTTTGCCAAATGAATTTGAACAAATAGGAGGATTTATGAGGATACTGAAAATCAGTTTGTTGATTTTATTAACTACGCTTGTGATGGTAAATTGTGGTTCTACACCACCGCCTGCAACCGAAACTGTCGTTTACGATATGCCTGAGGAGCGAGCTGCTGCTAACCCATCAGGCCCCAGCGATCTACCGAACTGGTATATCAACATAACTGAAGAAGATGATACATACATCTATGCAGTTGGCATGGGCGAATCCAGAAAAATGGCTATTGCAACTGATAAAGCCAAACAGGCTGGCAAGGTCGAATTGTCAGAACGTATTTCTGCCAACGTTCAGAGTCAGGTAAAAAGTTTTACTCAGGAAGCTGGCATGGATGAGAACACTCAGATCAT
Encoded here:
- a CDS encoding LPP20 family lipoprotein produces the protein MRILKISLLILLTTLVMVNCGSTPPPATETVVYDMPEERAAANPSGPSDLPNWYINITEEDDTYIYAVGMGESRKMAIATDKAKQAGKVELSERISANVQSQVKSFTQEAGMDENTQIIEFYQSTSKTVTDNTLNGVTVLKRYPYQKAGGGWVVYVQLGLKKDAIATQVVSVIKNEEALYAEFKASQAFQELEAATGTAK